The genomic segment GTTTACTCATACGATTCGGACAATGATGTAATACTTGCTGATCACCACAATAAATAGCGGCATGATTGGCTTTATGGCTACCAAGACAAATTAAAATAATATCGCCAGCCTCTGGATTTTCTACCTGGTAAAATCCTGTTGCTGCCATATTATCAATATAGAGATCCTGCCCGGCTTCCCACCAATCCTCCGAGCGTGAAAATTCAGGCATATTTATGCCAGCCAGATGATAAGCATCCCTAAACAAGGTATAACAATCCATAACACCATGTTTGAAATCTCGCCCCAATAACGGAACTATGTTTCTGTATTGATAAAGTGAGCCATCACATACCAACCACCAATCAAGGTCTGTACGCCGCTGTATTTCTCTATCTGTAGCACTCAAAACCGGCAATCCGTCAGGGTGGCTGTGAACTAATGCAATAATCTCTCCTGCGGTATAAGCCCTCAGCCAATCATCCGGGGAAATTTCAAAATGTTCTGTTGGTACATCGGCTATATTCACGCAGGGCATGTAGTGCTGCCCGTTCGCTGTGGCTATCACAAAGCCGCATGATTCCTCTGGATAACATGCAGAAGCATGATCCAGTATTTGTCGTTCAATCATTTTATTTACCGGGACATTTTAGAAACAGAAGGGAAGCCACCAAAGGGGAGTGGATTGCTTTTGCCAAACCTGAGTTTGCAAGATGTCAGGCGTTTACCACATTTATCACATGCAGGATCTGTTGTTGGATTATCAAACTCATCAGCAACAGCCCCGCCGGTATATCCACACTCAGAACTACGATAAATCCAGTTACAGGTATCTGCGATAATAGCTCTGGCTGGTAATAATGCGCCGTCGCTCTCACATGGCAGAGCTAATTCGAACTTGGCAAAGTCAGCTTCTAAGGCTGTCATCCGTTCAACAATGTAACGAGAAACCAGCTCTTGTGTTGGATCTGCCAGCGGATTGCCATCAAGAAAATTATCAGTATCAAGAAACTTACTATACATCTGACGGCGCGTAACAATCGCACCAACCAGATCATCATAATCCTGACTTAAACCAGTTATCAGTCCGGTAATATTGGCAGCGGTTAATGTTGGTCTGTTACTCGTCCCTTGCCCATTGAATTCAAACCCGCTAGCCTCAATTGGATATGGCTCGTATGTTTTTCCCTGCCATTTGATTGAACTTCTTATTTCATTCATTCCAGAATGAAATCGAAATAAATCACCGCCAATATGTGTTAAATCAAGCTCAAACAGTTCAACCAATA from the Limnobaculum zhutongyuii genome contains:
- a CDS encoding C40 family peptidase, giving the protein MIERQILDHASACYPEESCGFVIATANGQHYMPCVNIADVPTEHFEISPDDWLRAYTAGEIIALVHSHPDGLPVLSATDREIQRRTDLDWWLVCDGSLYQYRNIVPLLGRDFKHGVMDCYTLFRDAYHLAGINMPEFSRSEDWWEAGQDLYIDNMAATGFYQVENPEAGDIILICLGSHKANHAAIYCGDQQVLHHCPNRMSKRDVYNGYWLKYTHSIWRHKAWLSCGFTAIYNDMAASSI
- a CDS encoding phage minor tail protein L, whose product is MQDLPKQTLLETARPNQDVLVELFELDLTHIGGDLFRFHSGMNEIRSSIKWQGKTYEPYPIEASGFEFNGQGTSNRPTLTAANITGLITGLSQDYDDLVGAIVTRRQMYSKFLDTDNFLDGNPLADPTQELVSRYIVERMTALEADFAKFELALPCESDGALLPARAIIADTCNWIYRSSECGYTGGAVADEFDNPTTDPACDKCGKRLTSCKLRFGKSNPLPFGGFPSVSKMSR